In the Pirellulales bacterium genome, one interval contains:
- a CDS encoding malate/lactate/ureidoglycolate dehydrogenase, which yields MPRIPADRLKQTVREVFAAAGCRPPEEERIAHYLVESNLVGHDSHGVIRVASYVAWLRDGKVLANQKPTVVMETDTLAVLDGNFGFGQTIGEAAVKRGIDKARTRGVSVIALRNCGHLGRIGDWPTLAADANLVSLHFVNTSGAGNLVAPFGGIDRRLSANPIAAGVPRVGTWPLVVDISTSAIAEGKIRVALHRGDRVPAGSIIDPEGNPTDDPRVFYGPPPGAILPFGAHKGYALGMLAEVLGGALTGGGCTRPGVTRLSNGMLSIYLDPARFVDNDGFQNEVRTYIEFVKGARTVTADGKILIPGEIEALNRQRRLAEGIELDETTWRQLTETCQTLGVSPPVAAG from the coding sequence ATGCCACGCATTCCCGCCGATCGCCTGAAACAGACCGTTCGCGAAGTCTTTGCCGCCGCCGGCTGCCGTCCGCCGGAAGAGGAACGCATCGCCCATTATCTCGTCGAGTCCAATCTCGTCGGACACGACTCGCACGGCGTCATCCGCGTGGCCAGCTATGTGGCCTGGCTGCGGGACGGAAAAGTGCTGGCCAACCAAAAGCCGACCGTGGTCATGGAAACCGACACGCTGGCCGTGCTGGACGGCAATTTCGGCTTCGGGCAAACGATCGGCGAGGCCGCCGTAAAACGGGGCATCGACAAGGCCCGGACGCGCGGCGTCTCGGTGATCGCACTGCGCAACTGCGGCCACCTGGGACGCATCGGCGATTGGCCCACGCTGGCCGCCGATGCCAACCTCGTTTCTTTGCACTTCGTCAATACCAGCGGGGCCGGCAACCTCGTCGCGCCCTTTGGCGGCATCGACCGGCGGCTGTCGGCCAACCCCATTGCGGCCGGCGTGCCCAGGGTCGGAACCTGGCCGCTCGTGGTCGATATTTCAACGAGCGCCATCGCCGAAGGAAAAATCCGCGTGGCCCTGCACCGCGGCGACCGCGTGCCCGCCGGATCGATCATCGACCCCGAAGGAAATCCGACCGACGACCCGCGCGTGTTCTATGGTCCGCCGCCGGGGGCAATTCTTCCCTTCGGCGCGCACAAAGGCTATGCCCTGGGCATGCTGGCCGAAGTGCTCGGCGGCGCGCTCACGGGCGGCGGCTGCACCCGGCCCGGCGTCACGCGGCTCTCCAACGGCATGCTCTCGATCTATCTCGACCCGGCCCGGTTTGTCGACAACGACGGTTTTCAAAACGAAGTGCGAACGTACATCGAGTTCGTCAAGGGGGCGCGAACCGTCACCGCCGACGGAAAGATCCTCATACCGGGCGAAATCGAAGCCCTCAACCGCCAGCGCCGACTGGCCGAGGGCATCGAGCTCGATGAAACCACCTGGCGGCAGCTTACGGAAACGTGTCAGACGTTGGGAGTATCGCCTCCGGTGGCGGCAGGGTAG
- a CDS encoding alpha/beta hydrolase → MPVLPNRVAMPLAKLLASWSAFLFAFVASSPMRSLQAEETKPSLVQPIWPGKPPGETKELPPEQDTTQPGQKDPGGKPIIRLTNVSIPTVSLYRPAKDKDTGTAVIICPGGGHHILALNHEGTEAAEWLTTLGVTGIVLKYRVPTRTPDGKRWLAAVQDAQRAVSLVRSKAKEWELDPRRIGILGFSAGGETAGLTSYLADRQYPPIDEIDQVSFRPDFALLIYPAYFEKKGEPTKMREDVTIGKNAPPTFLVHAWDDPVTVFSSLHIATELRKAGVPAELHLYATGGHGYGMRDTGQNVNTWPQRAADWLKQSHLLTPDGR, encoded by the coding sequence ATGCCTGTACTGCCAAACCGAGTTGCCATGCCGCTGGCGAAACTGCTTGCCAGTTGGTCCGCGTTCTTATTTGCGTTCGTCGCTTCGTCCCCGATGAGATCGCTTCAGGCCGAAGAAACGAAACCTTCCCTGGTGCAGCCGATCTGGCCGGGCAAACCGCCGGGAGAAACCAAGGAACTGCCGCCGGAACAGGACACCACCCAGCCCGGCCAGAAAGATCCGGGCGGGAAGCCGATCATTCGGCTGACGAACGTCTCGATTCCGACCGTGTCGTTGTACCGCCCCGCGAAAGACAAAGACACCGGCACGGCCGTGATCATATGTCCCGGAGGAGGGCATCACATTCTCGCGCTGAACCACGAAGGAACCGAAGCCGCCGAATGGTTGACCACGCTGGGCGTGACGGGCATCGTGTTGAAGTATCGCGTTCCCACCCGCACTCCGGACGGAAAGCGCTGGTTGGCCGCCGTGCAAGACGCGCAGCGGGCGGTCAGTCTGGTCCGCTCCAAGGCGAAGGAATGGGAACTGGATCCGCGGCGGATCGGCATCCTGGGTTTTTCGGCCGGCGGCGAGACGGCCGGTTTGACCTCCTACCTGGCCGATCGCCAGTACCCGCCGATCGACGAGATCGATCAGGTATCGTTTCGGCCCGACTTCGCACTGCTGATTTATCCGGCGTACTTCGAGAAGAAGGGAGAGCCGACGAAGATGCGGGAAGACGTCACGATCGGCAAGAACGCCCCGCCGACGTTTTTGGTCCACGCCTGGGATGATCCGGTGACCGTCTTCAGCAGCCTGCACATTGCGACCGAGTTGCGGAAGGCGGGCGTGCCGGCCGAGTTGCACTTGTACGCCACCGGCGGCCACGGCTACGGCATGCGCGACACCGGCCAAAACGTCAACACCTGGCCGCAGCGCGCCGCCGATTGGCTCAAACAAAGTCACTTGCTGACGCCCGATGGCCGCTAG
- a CDS encoding type II toxin-antitoxin system RelE/ParE family toxin, which translates to MAIVQLTPVAREQLAKLPKPIQARVVKVLERLRNWPAVSGVKALSGPLAGRYRARTGDYRLQFYVQPGQPAQEDQPAVPEVLIVEKIGHRDGFYDDE; encoded by the coding sequence ATGGCCATTGTCCAGTTGACGCCGGTGGCGCGCGAACAGTTGGCAAAGCTGCCCAAACCAATCCAAGCGCGTGTCGTAAAGGTGCTGGAGCGATTGCGGAACTGGCCCGCTGTGAGCGGGGTCAAAGCGCTGTCGGGCCCGCTGGCGGGGCGATACCGCGCTCGCACCGGCGACTACCGCCTTCAGTTTTACGTTCAACCGGGCCAGCCGGCACAGGAGGATCAACCGGCCGTGCCCGAAGTTTTAATTGTCGAAAAAATCGGACACCGCGATGGCTTCTATGACGATGAGTGA
- a CDS encoding cytochrome c3 family protein has protein sequence MTQPAYVDAVLAPFKGEEVSVGDWTLRMTRRGDQFWVERRSGSPATDETGPTDETGPTETRRIVMTTGSHHMQGYWVRRDGSNILDQFPLMWLLEEDGRGRWVPRIDCFLTPPGSPSGAPLGPTPWNTTWNMNCVACHSVNGVPGVVPRAEVAEDQIAQTADTTVAELGIACEACHGPGQAHIAAYKNVSGTRPAAANRPVDAAIVNPKLLKPERSAQVCGQCHGIFQYADTQFFADWFQFGRDYRPGGDLSEKLITDSPSYLPRAELKSILHHRPAFDQSTSWPDRMVRVAREYNGLVESACYQRGGMTCLDCHSMHDSDPNDQLAAGMDTNEACYRCHSSYRRQSETHSHHPANSTGSICYNCHMPHTTYTLLKGIRSHQISSPNMAATLATGRPNACNLCHLDQTLAWSAEKLSQWYGQKPVQLDEDQQGISAAVLWMLRGDAVQRALVAWSCGWPAAREASGEDWLPPYLAWLLEDPYSAVRLIADRSLKKLGYDLDYDFLAPADMRGAARREALERWRRRVADSHHGFPSHVLLDQERRLRDDEVERLIRTRDDRPLSITE, from the coding sequence ATGACGCAGCCCGCCTACGTCGACGCCGTGTTGGCGCCGTTCAAGGGCGAAGAGGTTTCTGTGGGCGATTGGACGTTGCGAATGACGCGGCGCGGCGACCAGTTTTGGGTTGAACGGCGGTCAGGTTCCCCGGCAACGGATGAGACTGGGCCGACGGACGAGACTGGGCCGACGGAAACGCGCCGCATCGTCATGACCACGGGTTCTCATCACATGCAGGGCTACTGGGTGCGCCGAGACGGAAGCAATATCCTCGATCAATTCCCGTTGATGTGGCTGCTGGAAGAGGACGGTCGCGGCCGCTGGGTGCCACGTATCGACTGCTTCTTGACCCCTCCCGGCAGCCCGTCCGGCGCGCCCCTCGGTCCGACGCCCTGGAACACGACCTGGAACATGAATTGTGTCGCTTGTCACAGCGTCAATGGCGTGCCTGGAGTCGTACCGCGGGCCGAGGTCGCCGAGGATCAAATTGCCCAGACCGCCGATACGACGGTTGCCGAATTGGGCATCGCCTGTGAAGCGTGTCACGGTCCGGGACAAGCCCATATCGCAGCGTACAAAAACGTATCGGGCACGCGGCCCGCTGCCGCGAACAGGCCGGTTGATGCCGCGATCGTCAATCCCAAACTCCTGAAGCCCGAACGCTCCGCTCAGGTATGCGGCCAATGCCACGGGATCTTTCAGTACGCCGACACGCAATTCTTTGCAGATTGGTTCCAATTTGGCCGCGATTATCGACCTGGCGGCGATTTAAGCGAGAAGCTGATCACGGACTCGCCTTCTTACCTTCCACGCGCGGAATTGAAGTCGATCTTGCACCATCGGCCGGCGTTTGACCAATCGACCTCCTGGCCCGATCGCATGGTGCGCGTCGCTCGCGAGTACAACGGGCTGGTGGAATCGGCCTGCTATCAGCGAGGCGGCATGACGTGCCTGGATTGCCACTCGATGCACGACAGCGACCCCAACGACCAGTTGGCCGCCGGAATGGACACCAACGAAGCCTGCTACCGCTGCCATTCGTCGTACCGCCGACAGAGCGAGACGCACAGTCATCACCCGGCCAATTCGACCGGCAGCATATGCTACAACTGTCACATGCCGCACACCACGTATACCTTATTGAAGGGCATCCGCAGCCACCAGATCAGCAGCCCGAATATGGCTGCGACACTGGCTACCGGCCGGCCGAACGCCTGCAACCTTTGTCATCTCGACCAGACGCTGGCATGGAGCGCGGAGAAGCTTTCCCAGTGGTATGGTCAGAAACCGGTTCAACTCGATGAGGACCAGCAGGGCATTTCGGCTGCCGTTTTGTGGATGTTGCGGGGCGATGCCGTTCAGCGGGCGCTCGTGGCCTGGTCGTGCGGGTGGCCAGCGGCGCGTGAGGCTTCCGGCGAGGACTGGCTGCCGCCATATTTGGCGTGGCTGTTGGAGGATCCCTACTCGGCGGTCCGGCTGATCGCCGACCGTTCGTTGAAAAAGCTGGGCTATGATCTCGACTACGACTTTTTGGCGCCGGCGGACATGCGCGGCGCCGCGCGGCGCGAGGCGCTCGAGCGCTGGCGACGGCGCGTGGCCGACTCCCATCACGGTTTTCCATCTCACGTGCTCCTGGACCAGGAGCGACGTTTGCGAGACGACGAGGTCGAGCGGCTCATTCGCACGCGCGACGACCGCCCGCTGTCGATCACCGAGTAG
- a CDS encoding VCBS repeat-containing protein — protein MIHPRCLAVSLLLLFALAASAAAEGAKPKIGFKRTQLDAKFRSEGTSVGDFNHDGRPDISAGSVYYAAPDWQMRTIAEKAEEYDPHGYSHSFCNFADDLNGDGWTDLIVVDFPGQQTWWFENPQTAGGAWKKHVVTPVTNNESPTYLDVDGDGRRELVCAFSPDPKDVEGPLRRMGIVHRGRPVDRPWPVRAISAAAAPCTNKFTHGLGVGDINSDGRNDVLVIDGWWESPADAAAEEWAFHPAKLGENCAQMHVYDFDGDGDNDVLSSAAHAVGIWWHEQTPDGFKTHEIDRGFSQTHALAMADINGDGLPDFVTGKRWWAHGPKGDVDPDAPAVMYWFEFSRPGGKPTWTPHPFDHDSGVGTQFEIADVNGDGLLDVVTSNKKGVNYFQQVRE, from the coding sequence ATGATTCACCCCCGTTGCCTTGCGGTCTCGCTTCTCCTTCTGTTCGCCCTCGCCGCATCGGCTGCCGCCGAAGGCGCCAAGCCCAAGATCGGCTTCAAACGCACGCAGCTCGATGCCAAGTTCCGCAGCGAGGGAACGTCGGTCGGCGATTTCAACCACGACGGTCGGCCCGACATTTCGGCCGGCAGCGTCTATTACGCCGCGCCCGACTGGCAAATGCGGACCATCGCCGAAAAGGCCGAGGAATACGATCCGCACGGCTATAGCCACAGCTTTTGCAACTTCGCCGACGACCTGAACGGCGATGGCTGGACCGATCTGATCGTCGTGGATTTTCCGGGTCAGCAGACGTGGTGGTTCGAGAACCCGCAGACCGCCGGCGGCGCCTGGAAGAAACACGTCGTCACGCCGGTCACGAACAACGAAAGCCCGACCTATCTCGACGTCGACGGCGACGGCCGACGCGAGCTGGTGTGTGCCTTCTCGCCCGATCCCAAAGACGTTGAGGGGCCGTTGCGACGCATGGGCATCGTCCATCGCGGCCGGCCGGTCGATCGGCCGTGGCCGGTGCGCGCCATTTCGGCGGCCGCGGCGCCCTGCACCAACAAGTTCACGCACGGACTCGGCGTCGGCGACATCAATAGCGACGGCCGCAACGACGTGCTCGTCATCGACGGCTGGTGGGAATCGCCGGCCGACGCCGCGGCCGAAGAATGGGCCTTCCATCCGGCGAAGCTGGGCGAGAACTGCGCGCAGATGCACGTCTACGATTTTGACGGCGACGGCGACAACGACGTGCTCAGTTCGGCCGCGCATGCGGTGGGCATCTGGTGGCACGAGCAGACGCCCGACGGCTTCAAGACGCACGAGATCGACCGCGGCTTTTCGCAGACGCACGCCTTGGCGATGGCCGACATCAACGGCGACGGCCTGCCCGACTTCGTCACCGGCAAGCGCTGGTGGGCGCACGGGCCCAAGGGCGACGTCGACCCCGACGCGCCGGCCGTGATGTACTGGTTCGAGTTTTCGCGGCCCGGCGGCAAGCCCACCTGGACGCCCCACCCGTTCGACCACGACAGCGGCGTGGGCACGCAGTTCGAGATCGCCGACGTGAACGGCGATGGCCTGCTCGATGTGGTCACATCCAATAAGAAGGGTGTGAATTATTTCCAGCAAGTTCGGGAGTGA
- a CDS encoding DUF1080 domain-containing protein yields MKPACHHLAVCLVVAMLGNASLAPADDEAALPRACIDGRGPGWKELGESDFTNVNCDPETWSWKDGVVHCTGKPVGVVRSQKPYTNFELVVEWRHLQSGGNSGVFVWGSEESLSGLPPGKLPHGIEVQVLDHGFAEQYEKRTGKKPDWFTTNGDVFPTGGAKMTPFEPKSPNGDRSFPRKQLTKGVGQWNHYYVRAINGEVRLWVNGEEVSGGTGCQPPSGYLCLESEGAPVEFKHLRLRELP; encoded by the coding sequence ATGAAGCCAGCCTGCCATCATCTCGCGGTCTGCCTTGTCGTCGCAATGCTGGGGAACGCTTCGCTGGCACCGGCTGACGACGAGGCCGCTTTGCCCAGGGCCTGCATCGACGGCAGGGGACCGGGATGGAAGGAGTTGGGCGAGAGCGATTTTACGAACGTCAACTGCGACCCCGAAACGTGGTCGTGGAAGGACGGCGTGGTCCACTGCACGGGCAAACCCGTGGGAGTCGTCCGCAGTCAAAAGCCCTACACCAATTTCGAGTTGGTCGTCGAGTGGCGGCATCTGCAGTCGGGCGGCAATTCGGGTGTGTTTGTTTGGGGAAGCGAAGAGTCGCTCAGCGGACTTCCGCCGGGCAAGCTGCCGCACGGCATCGAAGTGCAGGTGCTCGATCACGGCTTTGCCGAGCAATACGAAAAGCGGACCGGCAAGAAGCCCGACTGGTTCACGACCAACGGCGACGTGTTTCCCACGGGCGGCGCCAAGATGACGCCCTTCGAGCCGAAGTCGCCCAACGGCGACCGCAGCTTTCCGCGCAAGCAGCTCACGAAGGGCGTCGGCCAGTGGAACCACTACTACGTGCGGGCGATCAACGGCGAAGTGCGGTTGTGGGTCAACGGCGAGGAGGTTTCCGGCGGCACCGGCTGCCAGCCGCCGAGCGGTTATCTTTGCCTCGAGTCGGAAGGCGCTCCGGTGGAATTCAAGCACCTGCGGCTGCGCGAGTTGCCGTGA